TCTTCTAGACGCGCCACCAATGTCCCCCGCGACAGGCAAAAGAAAAGGCCCGACATCGTCGGGCCTTTTCCTTGAATCGTGGTACCGGTGATAGGACTCGAACCTACACTCTGTCGCCAGAAGCGGATTTTGAGTCCGCCGCGTCTACCATTCCGCCACACCGGCATTGCAAGCGCGCCATTATGCCGGGTTCAGTGGACCGGGTCGAGCCCCAGCTGGCGGTCGGTGCGCTGGTACTGGTTGTGGCCCAGGGGCTGGAATACGGCGCAGTGGGTCATGGCGCCGGAGTAGATGTGCAGGCTCACGGCCACGGCATCGTCGCTGGGGTTGCGGATGGTGTGGTACTCGTGGGGCGGGATCAGGCTGCCGGCGGAGCCGGGGCCGGCCTGGATGGAGCCCACGGGCTGGAAGCAGTAGTTGCCGTTTTCGTCGGCGAGGCGCTCGTACTGGACCACTTCCAGCGCGCCGCTCCAGACGCCTTCCACGCACCACATGCCGCAATGGTCGTGGATGGGGGTGCCTTGGCCGGGGCCCCAGGTCATGGCGACCACGCAGTAGCCGTGTTCCTCGCTGCGGTAAAGCTCGCGACGGGCGTAACGGCCTTCAGCGGTCTCGAACACGCAGTCCGGAAGCTTCACTTCCTGGCCGCGGATGAGACTGCACAGACTGTTGCGCAGGCTGTCCGTGACGGCGCGCGTGCTGTCCTGCGAGACAGCGGCGTCGATGGCGTCGATGAGTTGGCGGGAGCCGGGGAAATCCAGGGTGAGCATGGTGTTCTCGGTAGTTCGTGCAGCCGGGCCATCTTAGCAGCGCCGGGGCGGGGGCGCTGTCAGCCGTTCATAATTGGCTGAGAAAGCCGCCGATGGCACGGCTGTAGTTGGGAATGTCGACCAGGAAGGCGTCATGGCCCTGGGGCGAATCGAGCGCCACGAAATCCACGGCGGCGCCGGCGGCGCGCAGGCCCTCGGCGATCTGTTCCTGCTGCTCCAGCGGAAACAGGATGTCGGTGCTTACGCCGATCACCATGGCCTTCTCGATGCGGATGCGCTTCAAGCCTTCCATGATGCTGCCGTTGCCGTACTCGGCGATGTCGAACCAGTCGCTGGCGCGCGACAGGTAGAGGTAGCTGTTGGGGTCGAACGTATGCACGAAGCGTTGTGCATGGCCTTCGAGGTAGGACTCCACTTCAAATTCCAGCCCGAACGGGTTGTCGTCGCGCCGCTCGGGGTCGAGGCGGATGCGCGCGAAGCGGCCGTTCCATTCCATGGCGGAGCGGTAGGTAATCACGCCGAGCTTGCGCGCGATGCTCATGCCATCGCTGGGGTAGCTGCCGTCGCTGTAGCGGCCCTTGTTCCAATGCGGATCGAGGCGGATGGCCTCGCGCTGCAGGGAGCGGATGGCAATGGCGAAGGGCTGCGCCTGCGGCGCGGTGTCCACGCTGATGTGCGCGCGCACGCTGCCCGGGTGCAACACCATGTAGGCCAGCGCGCTCATGCCGCCCATGGAGCAGCCGATGAGGCA
This genomic interval from Dyella japonica A8 contains the following:
- a CDS encoding cysteine dioxygenase family protein, which encodes MLTLDFPGSRQLIDAIDAAVSQDSTRAVTDSLRNSLCSLIRGQEVKLPDCVFETAEGRYARRELYRSEEHGYCVVAMTWGPGQGTPIHDHCGMWCVEGVWSGALEVVQYERLADENGNYCFQPVGSIQAGPGSAGSLIPPHEYHTIRNPSDDAVAVSLHIYSGAMTHCAVFQPLGHNQYQRTDRQLGLDPVH
- the metX gene encoding homoserine O-acetyltransferase MetX translates to MTHDARRYAALPSPFAMKRGGELHGARVAYETWGTLSEARDNAVLLLTGLSPSAHAASNADDASEGWWEAMIGPGKAIDTSRWFVICVNSLGSDKGSTCAASINPATGEPYRLDFPELSLEDVANAAQVVVQGLGIEQLACLIGCSMGGMSALAYMVLHPGSVRAHISVDTAPQAQPFAIAIRSLQREAIRLDPHWNKGRYSDGSYPSDGMSIARKLGVITYRSAMEWNGRFARIRLDPERRDDNPFGLEFEVESYLEGHAQRFVHTFDPNSYLYLSRASDWFDIAEYGNGSIMEGLKRIRIEKAMVIGVSTDILFPLEQQEQIAEGLRAAGAAVDFVALDSPQGHDAFLVDIPNYSRAIGGFLSQL